The following are from one region of the Streptomyces changanensis genome:
- a CDS encoding ferredoxin — MSQDQDQPQGPRPEEAREKEQAQAQEQGKWRIEVDRLVCAGTGLCLGTAHGRMRLDGGRARPVDEVVGPDDAVLDAAETCPMEAITVRDAATGEVLAPLR, encoded by the coding sequence ATGTCCCAGGACCAGGACCAGCCCCAGGGACCGCGCCCGGAAGAGGCGCGGGAGAAGGAGCAGGCGCAGGCGCAGGAGCAGGGGAAGTGGCGGATCGAGGTCGACCGGCTCGTGTGCGCCGGCACCGGGCTGTGCCTCGGCACCGCGCACGGCCGGATGCGGCTGGACGGCGGCCGGGCCCGGCCGGTGGACGAGGTCGTCGGCCCGGACGACGCGGTGCTGGACGCGGCGGAGACCTGCCCCATGGAGGCGATCACCGTGCGGGACGCCGCCACGGGGGAGGTGCTCGCCCCGCTGCGGTGA
- a CDS encoding dTDP-4-dehydrorhamnose 3,5-epimerase family protein, giving the protein MDVRELRTAGAYLFVPRPSSDARGQVAAPYDEAAFEAATGSPLFPVRQATHSRSRRGAVRGLHYTRTPPGTATYAHCSRGRALYIAVDVRVGSPTYGAWESLVLDADHPSGVYLPAGVAHAVVALEETVITDLRSARYAAEDEETVSVLDPELGLPVPGGTDLIISERDRRAVTMAEAERRGILPGHDAASAVERSLRAAALGAASRSTRVRPPVVP; this is encoded by the coding sequence GTACCTGTTCGTCCCGCGGCCCTCGTCCGACGCGCGGGGGCAGGTGGCCGCCCCGTACGACGAGGCGGCCTTCGAGGCGGCCACCGGCAGTCCGCTGTTCCCCGTGCGACAGGCCACCCACAGCCGGTCGCGCCGGGGGGCGGTGCGGGGTCTGCACTACACCCGCACGCCACCGGGCACGGCCACGTACGCGCACTGCTCCCGGGGGCGCGCGCTGTACATCGCCGTGGACGTGCGGGTGGGCTCCCCGACGTACGGCGCGTGGGAGTCCCTCGTGCTGGACGCCGACCACCCGAGCGGCGTGTACCTGCCGGCCGGTGTGGCGCACGCCGTCGTGGCCCTGGAGGAGACCGTCATCACCGACCTGCGGTCCGCGCGGTACGCGGCGGAGGACGAGGAGACGGTCTCCGTCCTCGATCCGGAGCTGGGGCTGCCCGTCCCCGGCGGTACGGATCTGATCATTTCGGAGCGCGACCGGAGGGCGGTGACGATGGCCGAGGCGGAGCGGAGGGGGATCCTGCCCGGCCATGACGCCGCGTCGGCCGTGGAGCGGTCGCTGCGCGCGGCCGCTCTCGGTGCCGCGTCCCGCTCCACCCGGGTACGGCCCCCTGTCGTCCCGTGA